A DNA window from Camelina sativa cultivar DH55 chromosome 17, Cs, whole genome shotgun sequence contains the following coding sequences:
- the LOC104775896 gene encoding rhodanese-like domain-containing protein 8, chloroplastic isoform X1: MLSVSLTIPLLPLASTKTRSSSDQSFLHKQYALNNQSFSRPGSLVLEELRRRRSCECRNRGRNNHIKFDDDGEDFIVVNFYRFVSIEDPEAEIEKHLSFLKDLNIRGRIYLNEQGINAQYSGPSKDALAYVEWLKEDDRFSDLLVQISPAINGHAFPKLKLQNKPSLVQYEGGISHLPLLDPPMRAKPLEPSEWKRKLNDLTDGDEASTSGRSCILLDVRNGFEWDVGHFRGAPRPEVDCFRNTSFGLSDEKEAPSDPLINVDKEKTDILMYCTGGIRCDVYSAVLRQRGFKNLYTLKGGVSHYLKEEGTAEWVGNLFVFDSRLSLPPATYGNNAVDEARETPVTPVDTSFARCYICDSQIQELRHRNCANLDCNRLFLCCAECIVHLKGCCCSNCITAPRLRPVLQGVKRYEKWHVYRDSEVQNAPLI, encoded by the exons ATGCTCTCAGTCTCCTTAACTATTCCACTACTACCTCTCGCTTCAACCAAAACTCGTTCCTCCTCCGACCAATCTTTTCTACACAAACAATATGCTTTGAACAATCAGAGCTTCTCGCGACCAGGAAGTCTCGTCTTAGAAgaactcagaagaagaagatcctgCGAATGccgaaacagaggaagaaacaatcacataaaatTCGATGACGATGGAGAAGATTTCATTGTTGTAAACTTCTACCGGTTTGTATCAATCGAAGATCCCGAAGCTGAGATTGAGAAGCACTTGTCTTTCTTAAAG GATTTGAATATACGAGGTCGGATATATCTCAATGAACAAGGAATTAACGCGCAG TACAGTGGACCATCTAAAGATGCTCTTGCATATGTTGAATGGTTGAAAGAAGATGATAGATTCTCGGATTTGCTTGTTCAGATTTCTCCTGCTATTAATGGGCATGCGTTCCCTAAGTTGAAGCTACAGAACAAACCTTCCTTAGTCCAG TACGAGGGGGGAATTTCACACCTTCCCCTACTTGATCCACCGATGCGAGCAAAACCTTTAGAACCATCTGAATGGAAAAGGAAACTGAATGACTTAACGGATGGGGATGAAGCTTCAACTAGTGGTAGAAGCTGCATATTATTGGATGTCAGAAATG GTTTTGAGTGGGATGTTGGTCATTTTCGTGGGGCACCTAGACCTGAAGTTGATTGCTTTCGGAACACTTCTTTTGGTCTCTCTGATGAAAAG GAAGCTCCTTCAGACCCTTTGATAAATGTTGACAAGGAAAAGACAGATATACTGATGTACTGTACTGGAGGTATACGTTGCGATGTATATTCAGCAGTTTTGAG ACAACGGGGTTTCAAGAACCTGTATACACTGAAGGGTGGAGTTTCCCATTATCTTAAAGAAGAAGGCACTGCTGAATGGGTTGGAAATCTGTTTGTGTTTgactctcgtctctctctcccACCAGCTACCTACGGTAACAACGCCGTGGATGAAGCCAGAGAAACTCCAGTAACACCTGTGGATACAAGTTTTGCAAGATGCTACATTTGTGATTCTCAAATTCAGGAATTAAGACATCGGAACTGTGCTAACCTTGACTGCAATCGACTTTTCTT ATGCTGTGCAGAATGTATCGTCCACTTAAAGGGATGTTGCTGTTCAAACTGCATTACTGCTCCCAGACTTAGACCTGTCTTGCAGGGA
- the LOC104775896 gene encoding rhodanese-like domain-containing protein 8, chloroplastic isoform X2, producing the protein MNKELTRSGPSKDALAYVEWLKEDDRFSDLLVQISPAINGHAFPKLKLQNKPSLVQYEGGISHLPLLDPPMRAKPLEPSEWKRKLNDLTDGDEASTSGRSCILLDVRNGFEWDVGHFRGAPRPEVDCFRNTSFGLSDEKEAPSDPLINVDKEKTDILMYCTGGIRCDVYSAVLRQRGFKNLYTLKGGVSHYLKEEGTAEWVGNLFVFDSRLSLPPATYGNNAVDEARETPVTPVDTSFARCYICDSQIQELRHRNCANLDCNRLFLCCAECIVHLKGCCCSNCITAPRLRPVLQGVKRYEKWHVYRDSEVQNAPLI; encoded by the exons ATGAACAAGGAATTAACGCGCAG TGGACCATCTAAAGATGCTCTTGCATATGTTGAATGGTTGAAAGAAGATGATAGATTCTCGGATTTGCTTGTTCAGATTTCTCCTGCTATTAATGGGCATGCGTTCCCTAAGTTGAAGCTACAGAACAAACCTTCCTTAGTCCAG TACGAGGGGGGAATTTCACACCTTCCCCTACTTGATCCACCGATGCGAGCAAAACCTTTAGAACCATCTGAATGGAAAAGGAAACTGAATGACTTAACGGATGGGGATGAAGCTTCAACTAGTGGTAGAAGCTGCATATTATTGGATGTCAGAAATG GTTTTGAGTGGGATGTTGGTCATTTTCGTGGGGCACCTAGACCTGAAGTTGATTGCTTTCGGAACACTTCTTTTGGTCTCTCTGATGAAAAG GAAGCTCCTTCAGACCCTTTGATAAATGTTGACAAGGAAAAGACAGATATACTGATGTACTGTACTGGAGGTATACGTTGCGATGTATATTCAGCAGTTTTGAG ACAACGGGGTTTCAAGAACCTGTATACACTGAAGGGTGGAGTTTCCCATTATCTTAAAGAAGAAGGCACTGCTGAATGGGTTGGAAATCTGTTTGTGTTTgactctcgtctctctctcccACCAGCTACCTACGGTAACAACGCCGTGGATGAAGCCAGAGAAACTCCAGTAACACCTGTGGATACAAGTTTTGCAAGATGCTACATTTGTGATTCTCAAATTCAGGAATTAAGACATCGGAACTGTGCTAACCTTGACTGCAATCGACTTTTCTT ATGCTGTGCAGAATGTATCGTCCACTTAAAGGGATGTTGCTGTTCAAACTGCATTACTGCTCCCAGACTTAGACCTGTCTTGCAGGGA
- the LOC104756124 gene encoding putative wall-associated receptor kinase-like 13, which produces MRGNKNYSSLFLLSFLILPILHSSSCTPKCGDIQIPFPFGIEDGCYLDEWYKIECRRPNATSGKSFPFLPKINMEVVNITLPGGNYNLFDSSTKLSSIRVKTSIASMGCSSDGKDSGLTLNLTDTPFFFGDQNNLVAVGCNNKASLTNVEPKMVGCESTCTTSNSLHSIPLFDKVGCSRSRYSYTQAILPSSYVPFCNTTKKQECNGDGCCQVKAPVGAQQLVGVTVTNSSNGNFTKGGGCKVAFLTDEVYTVSNATNPELFFSKGYSTVSLGWFIQTKNRSFLESLDCQNREEFDQSKTRTAKCACDNHTASGIIYATCACASGYKGNTYLLDNCQEINECAERDNPCGEHNFLYHKTCKNKLGGYECVSYHIPEVLVGLGAGFFVLIVGCGIWGLRKQLRKRRMTKRKRKFFKRNGGLLLQQQLHTTQGRVEKTKVFSSRELEKATDNFNENRVIGQGGQGTVYKGMLIDGRSVAVKKSNVVDEDKLLEFINEVIILSQINHRHVVKLLGCCLETEVPILVYEFITNGNLFQHLHEEFDDYTVLWGVRMRIAVDIAGAFSYLHTAASSPIYHRDIKSTNILLDEKYRAKVSDFGTSRSVTIDHTHWTTLISGTVGYVDPEYYGSSHFTEKSDVYSFGVVLVELITGEKPVITLSNTQEIKGLADYFRLAMKENRLFDIIDDRIRNDCKLEQVIAMAHLAMRCLKKAGKARPDMREVSTALERICSSPEDFQVQIQIDGEERIYRDDSYRTVTSRTM; this is translated from the exons ATGAGGGGAAACAAGAATTACTCCTCCCTGTTTCTCCTCTCTTTTCTAATTCTACCCATCCTTCATTCAAGCTCTTGTACACCCAAATGTGGAGATATCCAGATCCCGTTCCCCTTTGGAATCGAAGACGGTTGCTATCTCGATGAGTGGTACAAAATCGAATGTCGTCGACCAAATGCTACTTCCGGGAAAAGTTTCCCATTCCTTCCCAAAATCAACATGGAGGTTGTGAATATTACCCTTCCGGGGGGAAATTACAATCTCTTCGATAGTTCAACAAAATTATCTTCAATTCGTGTCAAAACCTCGATTGCATCCATGGGATGTTCTAGCGATGGAAAAGATTCAGGGTTGACTTTGAATTTGACGGACACTCCTTTCTTCTTTGGGGACCAAAACAACCTCGTGGCTGTTGGTTGCAACAACAAGGCGTCGCTGACAAATGTGGAACCAAAGATGGTGGGATGCGAGTCGACTTGCACCACAAGCAACAGTTTGCATAGCATTCCTTTATTCGATAAAGTTGGATGCTCGAGGTCCCGCTACAGCTACACTCAAGCCATCTTGCCTAGCAGCTACGTACCATTCTGCAATACAACGAAAAAACAAGAGTGCAACGGGGACGGATGCTGCCAGGTGAAAGCACCTGTTGGTGCTCAGCAACTCGTTGGTGTCACAGTAACAAACAGTAGTAATGGAAACTTTACAAAGGGTGGAGGATGCAAAGTTGCCTTTTTAACAGACGAAGTCTACACTGTATCGAATGCGACCAATCCAGAGCTGTTTTTTTCCAAGGGCTACTCTACTGTTAGCCTAGGATGGTTCATCCAAACGAAGAATCGTTCGTTTCTAGAATCATTGGACTgccaaaacagagaagagttCGATCAAAGTAAAACAAGAACAGCAAAATGCGCATGCGATAATCATACAGCTTCCGGGATCATTTATGCAACTTGTGCATGTGCTAGCGGTTACAAGGGTAATACATACCTTTTAGACAACTGCCAAG AAATTAATGAGTGTGCCGAACGTGACAATCCCTGTGGGGAGCacaattttttatatcacaagACTTGTAAGAATAAGCTGGGAGGTTATGAATGCGTGAGCTACCATATTCCAGAAGTACTGGTAG GATTAGGTGCAGGTTTTTTTGTCTTAATAGTAGGCTGTGGTATATGGGGGTTGAGAAAGCAACTTAGAAAAAGAAGGATGACAAAGCGCAAGAGGAAGTTCTTCAAACGTAACGGAGGACTATTGTTGCAGCAACAGTTACATACAACTCAAGGCAGagttgagaaaacaaaagtattCAGCTCGAGAGAGCTAGAGAAAGCCACTGATAACTTCAACGAAAACAGGGTTATTGGACAAGGTGGGCAAGGAACAGTGTACAAAGGTATGCTTATAGATGGTAGATCCGTAGCAGTCAAGAAATCCAATGTTGTAGATGAAGACAAACTACTAGAGTTCATCAACGAGGTCATCATTCTCTCCCAGATCAACCATAGACATGTTGTGAAGCTCTTGGGATGTTGTCTTGAGACAGAGGTTCCTATTTTGGTTTACGAGTTTATAACCAATGGAAACCTCTTCCAACATCTACATGAAGAATTTGATGACTACACAGTGTTATGGGGAGTACGTATGCGCATTGCCGTAGATATCGCAGGAGCTTTTTCATATCTACACACTGCTGCGAGTTCACCAATTTATCACAGAGATATCAAGTCAACGAACATATTACTAGATGAGAAGTACCGAGCCAAAGTTTCTGATTTTGGAACTTCAAGATCAGTTACTATAGATCATACTCATTGGACCACGCTAATATCAGGTACAGTCGGATATGTGGATCCTGAATACTACGGGTCAAGCCATTTCACCGAAAAGAgtgatgtttatagttttgggGTTGTCCTAGTGGAGCTTATTACGGGAGAGAAGCCTGTTATAACCCTTTCGAATACTCAAGAAATAAAAGGGTTGGCAGATTATTTCAGACTTGCAATGAAAGAGAACAGACTCTTTGATATCATTGATGATCGAATAAGAAATGATTGCAAGCTTGAACAAGTAATTGCAATGGCACATTTGGCGATGAGGTGTCTCAAAAAGGCAGGGAAGGCTCGGCCAGATATGAGAGAAGTTTCTACAGCTTTGGAGAGGATATGTTCATCACCAGAGGATTTTCAGGTGCAAATTCAAATTGATGGAGAAGAGAGAATATACAGAGACGATTCTTATAGAACGGTCACTTCAAGAACAATGTGA
- the LOC104756120 gene encoding miraculin-like, translating to MSTFLCIFLLFAVFISHGGAATEPPVEAVKDINGKPLQTRFYYYILPVVRGRGGGLTMSKAENKTCPRSVIQDQFEVSQGLPVSFSPYDKSRIVRVSTDQNIKFSSTSIWELADFDEATRQNFISTCGVEGNPGQTTVDNWFKIDKFDNDYKIRFCPTVCNFCKVICRDVGVFVQDGKRRLALSDVPLKVMFKRA from the coding sequence ATGTCAACGTTTCTCTGTATCTTCCTCCTCTTTGCCGTCTTCATCAGCCACGGTGGAGCCGCTACCGAACCTCCCGTCGAAGCAGTTAAGGACATCAATGGAAAACCTCTCCAAACACGCTTCTACTACTACATCTTGCCTGTTGTTAGGGGCCGCGGGGGTGGACTAACCATGTCCAAAGCCGAGAACAAAACATGTCCAAGAAGTGTGATCCAAGACCAATTCGAAGTCTCTCAAGGCCTACCGGTGAGTTTCTCACCATATGACAAATCAAGAATCGTCCGTGTCTCAACTGATCAAAACATCAAGTTCTCTTCAACTTCGATTTGGGAATTAGCCGATTTCGACGAGGCAACCCGTCAAAATTTCATTTCAACTTGTGGCGTTGAAGGGAATCCTGGTCAGACAACGGTTGATAACTGGTTCAAGATCGACAAATTTGACAATGATTACAAGATCAGGTTCTGTCCTACTGTCTGCAATTTCTGCAAAGTCATCTGCAGAGACGTTGGTGTGTTTGTGCAAGATGGAAAGAGAAGACTTGCTTTAAGTGATGTTCCATTAAAGGTTATGTTCAAAAGAGCATag
- the LOC104775896 gene encoding rhodanese-like domain-containing protein 8, chloroplastic isoform X3 has translation MLSVSLTIPLLPLASTKTRSSSDQSFLHKQYALNNQSFSRPGSLVLEELRRRRSCECRNRGRNNHIKFDDDGEDFIVVNFYRFVSIEDPEAEIEKHLSFLKDLNIRGRIYLNEQGINAQYSGPSKDALAYVEWLKEDDRFSDLLVQISPAINGHAFPKLKLQNKPSLVQYEGGISHLPLLDPPMRAKPLEPSEWKRKLNDLTDGDEASTSGRSCILLDVRNGFEWDVGHFRGAPRPEVDCFRNTSFGLSDEKEAPSDPLINVDKEKTDILMYCTGGIRCDVYSAVLSQISFQTTGFQEPVYTEGWSFPLS, from the exons ATGCTCTCAGTCTCCTTAACTATTCCACTACTACCTCTCGCTTCAACCAAAACTCGTTCCTCCTCCGACCAATCTTTTCTACACAAACAATATGCTTTGAACAATCAGAGCTTCTCGCGACCAGGAAGTCTCGTCTTAGAAgaactcagaagaagaagatcctgCGAATGccgaaacagaggaagaaacaatcacataaaatTCGATGACGATGGAGAAGATTTCATTGTTGTAAACTTCTACCGGTTTGTATCAATCGAAGATCCCGAAGCTGAGATTGAGAAGCACTTGTCTTTCTTAAAG GATTTGAATATACGAGGTCGGATATATCTCAATGAACAAGGAATTAACGCGCAG TACAGTGGACCATCTAAAGATGCTCTTGCATATGTTGAATGGTTGAAAGAAGATGATAGATTCTCGGATTTGCTTGTTCAGATTTCTCCTGCTATTAATGGGCATGCGTTCCCTAAGTTGAAGCTACAGAACAAACCTTCCTTAGTCCAG TACGAGGGGGGAATTTCACACCTTCCCCTACTTGATCCACCGATGCGAGCAAAACCTTTAGAACCATCTGAATGGAAAAGGAAACTGAATGACTTAACGGATGGGGATGAAGCTTCAACTAGTGGTAGAAGCTGCATATTATTGGATGTCAGAAATG GTTTTGAGTGGGATGTTGGTCATTTTCGTGGGGCACCTAGACCTGAAGTTGATTGCTTTCGGAACACTTCTTTTGGTCTCTCTGATGAAAAG GAAGCTCCTTCAGACCCTTTGATAAATGTTGACAAGGAAAAGACAGATATACTGATGTACTGTACTGGAGGTATACGTTGCGATGTATATTCAGCAGTTTTGAG TCAAATTTCTTTTCAGACAACGGGGTTTCAAGAACCTGTATACACTGAAGGGTGGAGTTTCCCATTATCTTAA
- the LOC104756121 gene encoding basic transcription factor 3: MNREKLMKMANTVRTGGKGTVRRKKKAVHKTNTTDDKRLQSTLKRIGVNSIPAIEEVNIFKDDVVIQFINPKVQASIAANTWVVSGTPVTKKLQDILPQIISQLGPDNMDNLKKLAEQFQKQVPGEGNASATIQEEDDDDVPELVGETFEGAAEEKVPAAAAASS; the protein is encoded by the exons ATGAATCGTGAAAAGTTGATGAAGATGGCTAACACCGTCCGCACTGGCGGAAAGGGTACAGTcagaag AAAGAAGAAGGCTGTGCACAAGACCAATACGACTGATGACAAGAGGCTCCAAAGCACCTTGAAAAGAATTGGAGTTAATTCCATTCCTGCTATTGAAGAGGTTAACATCTTCAAGGATGATGTTGTCATTCAGTTCATCAACCCTAAGG TTCAAGCTTCAATTGCCGCAAACACATGGGTAGTTAGCGGTACTCCTGTGACCAAAA AGTTGCAAGATATCCTTCCTCAGATTATCAGCCAACTCG GACCAGACAACATGGACAACCTAAAGAAACTGGCAGAGCAGTTCCAGAAACAAGTTCCTGGTGAAGGTAATGCCTCAGCAACCATACAAGAGGAGGATGATGACGATGTCCCAGAGCTAGTTGGTGAGACATTCGAAGGTGCCGCTGAAGAGAAAGTAccagctgctgctgctgcctCTTCTTAG
- the LOC104756118 gene encoding probable zinc metallopeptidase EGY3, chloroplastic, protein MASLFVSTPSSSSLTLKSCHSSKPRRCYRPLLPPKLVNQTYRPRRRSPLRCSAEDDRVRESTNEAPSPVAIAEEQNENHANGNASPSPDISEVEEEKKKSKEQENDWKTDEEFKKFMGNPSIEAAIKLEKTRTDRKLKELNRESNSENPIIGVFNSLARDSLTREKERLEKAEETFKALDLNKLKSCFGFDTFFATDVRRFGDGGIFIGNLRKPINEVTPKLEAKLSEAAERDVVVWFMEEKSNEITKQVCMVQPKAEIDLQFESTRLSTPWGYISAIALCVSTFGTIALMSGFFLKPDATFDDYIANVVPLFGGFLSILGVSEIATRVTAARHGVKLSPSFLVPSNWTGCLGVMNNYESLLPNKKALFDIPVARTASAYLTSLLLAAAAFISDGSFNGGDNALYIRPQFFDNNPLLSFIQFVIGPYADDLGNVLPNAVEGVGVPVDPLAFAGLLGMVVTSLNLLPCGRLEGGRIAQAMFGRSTAAILSFTTSLLLGIGGLSGSVLCLAWGLFATFFRGGEETPAKDEITPLGDDRFAWGIVLGLICFLTLFPNSGGTFSTSFFNGPFFRGDDF, encoded by the exons ATGGCTTCCCTCTTTGTGTCTACTccctcttcatcttccttaACTCTCAAATCCTGTCACAGTTCGAAACCTCGTCGCTGTTACAGACCATTATTACCTCCCAAACTTGTGAACCAAACGTACCGACCGAGACGCAGGAGTCCTTTGAGATGTTCAGCGGAAGATGATCGAGTTCGTGAGTCTACTAACGAAGCTCCGTCTCCGGTGGCGATAGCGGAGGAGCAAAATGAGAACCACGCGAACGGTAATGCGTCGCCTTCTCCAGATATCAGTgaagtggaggaggagaagaagaaatcgaaggaGCAAGAGAATGATTGGAAAACGGACGAAGAGTTCAAGAAGTTTATGGGGAATCCATCAATCGAAGCTGCGATAAAGCTTGAGAAGACAAGAACTGATCGTAAACTGAAAGAGCTGAACAGAGAGAGCAACAGTGAGAATCCAATCATTGGAGTTTTCAACAGCTTGGCTCGTGACAGTTTgactagagaaaaagaaaggctTGAGAAAGCTGAAGAGACTTTCAAGGCTCTTGATCTCAACAAG TTGAAGAGCTGTTTTGGGTTCGATACGTTTTTCGCTACTGACGTTCGTCGGTTTGGAGATGGAGGGATCTTTATTGGGAATCTGAGAAAACCCATTAATGAGGTCACACCTAAGCTTGAAGCAAAGCTATCTGAAGCAGCTGAGCGTGATGTTGTTGTGTGGTTTATGGAAGAAAAGTCCAATGAGATCACTAAACAG GTGTGTATGGTGCAACCTAAGGCGGAGATCGATCTACAATTTGAATCAACTAGATTAAGCACTCCATGGGGATATATTAGTGCAATTGCTTTATGTGTTTCAACCTTTGGCACCATAGCTCTTATGAGTGGTTTCTTCCTTAAACCCGACGCTACTTTTGATGACTACATTGCTAATGTGGTTCCTCTTTTTGGCGGGTTCCTCTCCATCTTAGGCGTCTCAGAG ATAGCAACCAGAGTAACCGCTGCACGACACGGTGTCAAATTAAGCCCATCGTTTCTGGTGCCATCGAATTGGACTGGTTGTTTAGGAGTTATGAACAATTACGAGTCATTGCTTCCTAATAAAAAGGCGTTATTCGATATACCAGTAGCGCGTACAGCTAGTGCATACCTCACTTCGCTGCTTCTTGCAGCTGCCGCGTTTATATCTGATGGTAGTTTCAATGGAGGAGACAATGCTTT GTACATAAGGCCACAGTTCTTTGATAACAACCCGTTGCTTTCGTTTATCCAATTCGTTATCGGTCCTTATGCGGATGATCTCGGTAATGTATTGCCTAATGCGGTTGAAGGAGTTGGAGTTCCAGTTGATCCGCTTGCTTTCGCTGGTCTTTTGG GTATGGTAGTGACTTCATTGAACTTATTACCATGTGGAAGACTCGAAGGAGGTCGAATCGCTCAAGCAATGTTTGGAAGAAGCACAGCTGCAATTCTCTCATTTACCACATCACTCCTTCTCGGTATCGGAGGTCTCAGCGGAAGCGTCTTATGTTTAGCTTGGGGGCTATTCGCAACCTTCTTCCGCGGTGGTGAAGAAACACCTGCGAAAGACGAAATCACACCTCTCGGAGATGATAGGTTTGCTTGGGGTATAGTCCTTGGACTCATTTGCTTCCTCACTCTCTTCCCCAATAGTGGAGGTACTTTCTCCACTTCATTCTTCAATGGACCATTCTTTCGAGGTGATGATTTCTAA
- the LOC104756122 gene encoding putative GDP-L-fucose synthase 2 — protein MANTTASSEMEKSAKIFVAGHRGLVGSAIVRKLQDQGFTNLVLKTHSELDLTSQSDVESFFATEKPVYVILAAAKVGGIHANNTYPADFIGVNLQIQTNVIHSAYTHGVKKLLFLGSSCIYPKFAPQPIPESALLTGPLEPTNEWYAIAKIAGIKMCQAYRIQHQWDAISGMPTNLYGPNDNFHPENSHVLPALMRRFHEAKANDAEEVVVWGSGSPLREFLHVDDLADACVFLMERYSGFEHVNVGSGVEVTIKELAELVKEVVGFKGKLVWDCTKPDGTPRKLMDNSKLASLGWTPKITLKDGLSQTYQWYLENVV, from the exons ATGGCGAACACCACAGCATCATCGG AAATGGAGAAATCAGCTAAGATCTTTGTCGCTGGACACAGGGGACTAGTTGGATCAGCCATAGTCCGTAAGCTCCAAGATCAGGGTTTCACAAACCTCGTCCTTAAAACTCATTCAGAGCTTGATCTCACTAGCCAATCCGATGTTGAGTCCTTCTTTGCTACAGAGAAGCCAGTTTATGTCATCTTAGCTGCAGCTAAAGTCGGTGGGATTCATGCCAACAACACATACCCAGCTGATTTCATCGGTGTCAATCTCCAAATCCAAACCAATGTCATCCACTCTGCTTACACACACGGTGTGAAGAAACTCCTCTTCCTCGGCTCGTCTTGCATCTACCCTAAATTCGCTCCTCAACCGATCCCTGAATCAGCTCTTCTCACTGGTCCGCTCGAACCGACAAACGAGTGGTACGCAATTGCCAAGATTGCAGGGATTAAGATGTGTCAAGCTTACAGGATCCAGCATCAGTGGGATGCTATCTCCGGTATGCCAACGAATCTTTATGGTCCGAACGATAATTTCCACCCGGAGAATTCACATGTGCTTCCTGCTCTCATGAGGAGGTTCCATGAAGCTAAAGCCAACGATGCGGAGGAAGTTGTGGTTTGGGGAAGTGGGAGTCCGTTGAGGGAGTTTTTACATGTCGATGATTTGGCTGATGCTTGCGTTTTCTTGATGGAACGTTACAGCGGGTTTGAGCATGTTAATGTTGGTAGTGGTGTTGAAGTGACGATTAAAGAATTGGCTGAGTTGGTTAAGGAAGttgttgggtttaaagggaagCTTGTTTGGGATTGCACGAAACCGGATGGAACACCAAGGAAACTTATGGATAACTCGAAGCTTGCTTCTTTGGGATGGACACCGAAGATTACTTTAAAAGATGGTCTCTCCCAAACTTATCAATGGTATTTGGAGAATGTTGTGTAG